ACTCCATTTCACCCCTTATCACCTCCAGGGGCCGGTGTTTCAACACCTGGGTACCTTCTTGTGCATATGTAcatatcacacacacaaacacaggacacTATGAAATGGCATTAGTAATGGCGACCTTTCCTTTACTTCACACTTTTGTACACGTCAGGATTTTTTTGGGATCTGTGTAAAAGATTGTGATTACAgtcagaggtacagaggaacgtGATCTCCAAAGCTCACAATCGTCTCAAATTAACTTCATCACAGTCCAAGCTGTGTCTGTTTTCTCAGTCTTGCATCTCAGTGGAACATCTCTTCAGTCAGCGACAAGTACTggattgtttgtgtgtgttagcatTTGAATGGTTTGTTTCATGAGTctgttgtgttgctagctaacgtACTTAATGTTAGCGACAATCACTGATGTTATTGACGTTCTGATATTCCGTCCCCAGCTCGCAGGCTTGTCCCTAATGTTCCTAATGATAATAGTGTGTGTATTATGTTTGTGTTATAAGAGGACTTATATTTCTACATCACTCACACTTTATCAATTCAACCTTCTTCGATACAGACCAATCAAAATCTATCAATATTATACTCATTATTTTTGACTCTAAATAGAATTATGTCCCTTACGTTATATCTCTTAGATTTATTATTTATCAACAGTGCAGTTGAAATAGTGATTGGTGTAATTGTGGTGTTGAGGTTCAGCTCATGACTGATTGTAATAACAGTGCTATAGCTATAACACTGAGACACGGAGACATCCAGCTGATCTGCTTTGCTgatttattgacaactttaaTGACAGTTGCAGatgaaaggaacatcaaagcattTTGAGAagtttttttcattaattttaaTTCTTCTTAGTGGACTTCCACACCACATGCTTGTCCCTGTGGATCACCAGAATGCCGTCATTACCCAAAGTTAAACGGCATGTGGTGAGATCCGGGCTGTAGCTGCCGGCGGCCCACACGGGTTTATCCGGCGTATATATGACGAGGTTGCAGTTGTTTTGCATGGCCAGGCGACTGATGCCTGGAATGCCACCAGTGTCAGTAGCCCACAGCGGCGCCCAGCCGTACACTACAAAGTTCCCATCATCCTGAAACAAGACGTTAGAGTTCAATATCAGAGAATGGAAGGTGAGTTTATATTTCTGTGAAAGGAACTGGAAGTAATTTTTTCAAACagcaaatgaagaaaaagcaAAGAAGACTCTTCATCTCTATTTATTTCCCATGTTTCAGTTCTACCTGAAAGATTGCTTTGTACTCGCTGTTGTTGGATAACAGGAAGTCTCCTTTCTGGAGCTCTTCATTTATAGACAAGAAGTTCCTGCTCAT
The genomic region above belongs to Neoarius graeffei isolate fNeoGra1 chromosome 6, fNeoGra1.pri, whole genome shotgun sequence and contains:
- the LOC132888465 gene encoding B-type lectin plumieribetin-like, producing the protein MSRNFLSINEELQKGDFLLSNNSEYKAIFQDDGNFVVYGWAPLWATDTGGIPGISRLAMQNNCNLVIYTPDKPVWAAGSYSPDLTTCRLTLGNDGILVIHRDKHVVWKSTKKN